One genomic segment of Flexivirga aerilata includes these proteins:
- the carB gene encoding carbamoyl-phosphate synthase large subunit, which yields MPKRDDIKSVLVIGSGPIVIGQACEFDYSGTQACRVLRAEGIRVVLVNSNPATIMTDPEFADATYVEPITPEVVEAIIAKERPDAVLATLGGQTALNTAIALHDAGVLEKYDCPLIGANVEAIELGEDRERFKGVVERCGAESAKSIICHTMDECLAAAEELGYPMVVRPSFTMGGLGSGFAYDEEDLRRIAGAGLQASPTTEVLLEESILGWKEYELEVMRDHADNVVVVCSIENLDPMGVHTGDSITVAPALTLTDREYQRLRDIGIKVIREVGVETGGCNIQFAVNPENGRIIVIEMNPRVSRSSALASKATGFPIAKIAAKMAIGYTLDEVPNDITRETPASFEPTLDYVVVKVPRFAFEKFPAADPTLTTTMKSVGEAMSIGRNFTEALQKALRSMERSGASFHWRPDDKPTPEMGRALLQQATTPTDGRIVLVQQALRSGLSVEEVHEATKIDPWFLDQIELINKVAELIGEADQLTPELLKLAKHHGFSDAQIAQLTGMPEAVVRGVRHALGVRPVYKTVDTCAAEFAAKTPYYYSSYDQESEVEPRERPAVIILGSGPNRIGQGVEFDYSCVHASFALQDKGFDTIMVNCNPETVSTDYDTSSRLYFEPLTLEDVLEVVHAEQEAGPIAGVIVQLGGQTPLGLAQALKDEGVPIVGTTPEAIDLAEDRGAFGRVLAEAGLPAPKHGTAYSVEEALEVAREIGYPVLVRPSYVLGGRGMEIVYDDATLSDYVTRATQASSEHPVLVDRFLDDAIEIDVDALFDGTDMYLGGIMEHIEEAGIHSGDSACTLPPVTLGAEEIERVRSSTRALAEGVGVRGLINVQFALAHDTLYVLEANPRASRTIPFVAKATGVPLAKAAARVMLGDSIQQLRDEGMLPAHVDGGMLPPDAAIAVKEAVLPFKRFLTKQGQVVDSLLGPEMRSTGEVMGIDDDFGAAFAKSQLGSVTGLPRKGAIFVSVANRDKRAMIFPMKRLADLGFDILATSGTADVLRRNGIHAEVVRKHSDGRGPEGEPTIVDRILAGEVAMVVNTPSGQGARADGYAIRAATTSMDRPIITTVQQLAAAVQGIEAQLAGPVRVKPLQHHARDLGLFDRV from the coding sequence ATGCCCAAACGGGACGACATCAAGAGCGTGCTCGTCATCGGCTCCGGGCCGATCGTCATCGGGCAGGCCTGCGAATTCGACTATTCCGGCACCCAGGCGTGCCGGGTGCTGCGTGCCGAGGGCATCCGCGTGGTGCTGGTCAACTCCAACCCGGCGACGATCATGACCGACCCGGAGTTCGCCGACGCGACCTACGTGGAGCCCATCACCCCCGAGGTGGTCGAGGCGATCATCGCCAAGGAACGCCCGGACGCGGTGCTGGCGACCCTGGGCGGCCAGACGGCGCTCAACACTGCCATCGCGCTGCACGACGCGGGGGTGCTGGAGAAGTACGACTGCCCGTTGATCGGCGCCAACGTCGAGGCGATCGAGCTCGGCGAGGACCGCGAACGGTTCAAGGGCGTGGTCGAGCGCTGCGGTGCAGAGTCGGCGAAGTCGATCATCTGTCACACGATGGACGAATGTCTCGCTGCCGCAGAGGAACTCGGCTACCCGATGGTCGTCCGCCCGTCGTTCACCATGGGCGGCCTCGGCTCCGGATTCGCGTATGACGAGGAAGACCTGCGCCGCATCGCCGGCGCCGGCCTGCAGGCGAGCCCGACCACCGAGGTGCTCCTGGAGGAGTCGATCCTCGGCTGGAAGGAATACGAACTCGAGGTCATGCGCGACCACGCCGACAATGTGGTCGTGGTCTGCTCCATCGAGAACCTCGACCCGATGGGGGTGCACACCGGAGACTCGATCACGGTCGCGCCGGCGCTGACCCTGACCGACCGCGAATACCAGCGGCTGCGTGACATCGGCATCAAGGTGATCCGCGAGGTCGGTGTCGAGACCGGCGGCTGCAACATCCAGTTTGCGGTCAACCCCGAGAACGGCCGGATCATCGTGATCGAGATGAACCCGCGGGTGTCGCGTTCGTCGGCATTGGCCTCCAAGGCAACGGGATTCCCGATCGCCAAGATCGCCGCGAAGATGGCGATCGGCTACACCCTCGACGAGGTGCCCAACGACATCACCCGGGAGACTCCGGCGAGCTTCGAGCCGACCCTGGACTACGTCGTGGTCAAGGTGCCGCGTTTCGCCTTCGAGAAGTTCCCGGCCGCCGACCCCACCCTCACCACGACCATGAAGTCGGTCGGTGAGGCGATGTCGATTGGCCGCAACTTCACCGAGGCGCTGCAGAAGGCGTTGCGGTCGATGGAGCGGTCCGGCGCGAGCTTCCACTGGCGGCCCGATGACAAGCCGACGCCCGAGATGGGTCGGGCTCTCCTGCAGCAGGCGACCACCCCGACCGACGGCCGTATCGTGCTGGTGCAGCAGGCGCTTCGCTCCGGCCTGAGCGTCGAGGAGGTGCACGAGGCGACCAAGATCGACCCGTGGTTCCTCGACCAGATCGAGCTGATCAACAAGGTGGCCGAGCTCATCGGGGAGGCTGACCAGCTGACCCCGGAGCTGCTCAAGCTCGCCAAGCACCACGGCTTCTCCGACGCGCAGATCGCGCAGCTGACCGGCATGCCGGAGGCGGTCGTCCGCGGCGTGCGGCACGCGCTCGGCGTGCGCCCGGTCTACAAGACCGTCGACACCTGCGCCGCGGAGTTCGCGGCCAAGACGCCCTACTACTACTCCAGCTACGACCAGGAGTCGGAGGTCGAGCCGCGCGAGCGTCCCGCGGTGATCATCCTCGGCTCGGGCCCCAACCGCATCGGCCAGGGTGTCGAGTTCGACTACTCCTGCGTGCACGCGTCGTTTGCCCTGCAGGACAAGGGATTCGACACGATCATGGTCAACTGCAACCCGGAGACCGTGTCCACCGACTACGACACCTCCAGCCGGCTCTACTTCGAGCCGCTCACCCTGGAGGACGTGCTCGAGGTGGTGCACGCCGAGCAGGAGGCCGGTCCGATCGCGGGCGTCATCGTGCAGCTCGGCGGTCAGACGCCGCTCGGTCTGGCGCAGGCGCTCAAGGACGAGGGCGTCCCGATCGTCGGCACCACGCCGGAGGCGATCGACCTGGCCGAGGACCGCGGCGCATTCGGGCGGGTGCTCGCCGAGGCGGGCCTGCCGGCCCCGAAGCACGGCACGGCATACAGCGTCGAGGAGGCGCTGGAGGTGGCGCGCGAGATCGGCTACCCGGTGCTGGTGCGCCCGTCATACGTGCTCGGCGGCCGCGGCATGGAGATCGTGTATGACGACGCGACGCTCAGCGACTACGTGACTCGCGCGACGCAGGCATCGAGCGAGCACCCGGTGCTGGTCGACCGGTTCCTCGACGACGCGATCGAGATCGATGTCGACGCTCTCTTCGACGGCACGGACATGTATCTCGGCGGCATCATGGAGCACATCGAGGAGGCCGGCATCCACTCCGGCGACTCGGCGTGCACGCTACCCCCGGTCACTCTCGGAGCGGAGGAGATCGAGCGCGTGCGCAGCTCCACTCGCGCGCTCGCCGAGGGCGTCGGTGTGCGCGGTCTGATCAACGTGCAGTTCGCGCTGGCGCACGACACTCTCTACGTGCTCGAGGCCAATCCCCGTGCCAGCCGGACGATTCCGTTCGTCGCGAAGGCGACCGGGGTGCCGCTCGCCAAGGCTGCCGCGCGGGTGATGCTCGGCGACTCGATCCAGCAGCTGCGCGACGAGGGCATGCTGCCGGCTCACGTCGACGGCGGGATGCTGCCGCCCGACGCGGCGATTGCGGTCAAGGAGGCGGTGCTGCCGTTCAAGCGGTTCCTCACCAAGCAGGGTCAGGTCGTCGACAGCCTGCTCGGCCCGGAGATGCGCTCGACCGGTGAGGTCATGGGCATCGACGACGACTTCGGCGCGGCGTTCGCCAAGAGCCAGCTCGGGTCCGTGACCGGCCTGCCTCGCAAGGGCGCGATCTTCGTGTCGGTCGCCAATCGCGACAAGCGCGCGATGATCTTCCCGATGAAGCGACTGGCCGACCTCGGGTTCGACATCCTCGCGACCTCTGGCACCGCGGATGTGCTGCGCCGCAACGGGATTCATGCCGAAGTCGTGCGCAAGCACAGCGACGGCAGGGGCCCGGAGGGTGAGCCGACGATCGTCGACCGCATCCTCGCCGGTGAGGTCGCTATGGTGGTCAACACCCCGTCCGGGCAGGGCGCGCGCGCCGACGGCTACGCGATCCGCGCGGCGACCACCAGCATGGACCGGCCGATCATCACCACCGTGCAGCAGCTGGCCGCCGCGGTGCAGGGCATCGAGGCGCAGCTGGCCGGTCCGGTGCGGGTCAAGCCGTTGCAGCACCACGCGCGCGACCTCGGCCTGTTCGACCGCGTCTGA
- the carA gene encoding glutamine-hydrolyzing carbamoyl-phosphate synthase small subunit, whose product MTTPTRDATLATDPLTGREPATLVLEDGTTFRGQSYGATGETFGEAVFSTGMTGYQETLTDPSYHRQVVVMTAPHVGNTGVNDEDRESRKIWVSGYVVRDPALRPSNWRATRTLEDDLVEQGVVGISGIDTRALTRHLRERGAMRVGIFSGSAAAATDLVQRVQDQPVMAGSELASQVSTSEAYVIPAQGEKRFTVAALDLGIKGMTPHLMAQHGIEVHVLPADSSFETIRAVQPDGVFFSNGPGDPATAPQVEVLREVLAAKVPFFGICFGNQLLGRALGFGTYKLKYGHRGINQPVLDRKTGKVEITAHNHGFAVDAPRDGEPVTAPADASFGRVRVSHIGLNDDVVEGLECLDLPAFSVQYHPEAAAGPHDAAYLFDRFVELMEKN is encoded by the coding sequence ATGACAACCCCCACTCGCGACGCCACTCTGGCCACCGACCCGCTCACGGGGCGTGAGCCCGCGACGCTGGTGCTGGAGGACGGCACGACCTTCCGAGGCCAGTCCTACGGCGCGACCGGCGAGACCTTCGGCGAGGCGGTGTTCTCCACCGGGATGACCGGCTATCAGGAGACCCTCACCGACCCCAGCTACCACCGCCAGGTCGTGGTGATGACCGCGCCGCACGTCGGCAACACCGGCGTCAACGACGAGGACCGGGAGTCCCGCAAGATCTGGGTCAGTGGGTATGTCGTGCGCGACCCTGCGCTGCGCCCGTCCAACTGGCGCGCCACCCGCACCCTCGAGGACGACCTGGTCGAGCAGGGCGTCGTCGGGATCAGTGGCATCGACACCCGGGCGCTCACCCGGCACCTGCGCGAACGCGGGGCGATGCGCGTCGGCATCTTCTCCGGATCCGCAGCCGCCGCAACCGATCTCGTGCAGCGGGTGCAGGACCAGCCGGTGATGGCCGGCTCTGAGCTCGCCTCGCAGGTGAGCACGAGCGAGGCCTACGTCATACCGGCGCAAGGGGAGAAGCGCTTCACCGTGGCTGCGCTCGACCTCGGGATCAAGGGCATGACCCCGCACCTGATGGCGCAGCACGGCATCGAGGTGCACGTGCTGCCCGCCGACAGCAGCTTCGAGACGATCCGCGCGGTGCAGCCGGACGGCGTCTTCTTCTCCAACGGTCCCGGCGACCCGGCGACCGCGCCCCAGGTGGAGGTGTTGCGGGAGGTGCTCGCGGCGAAGGTGCCGTTCTTCGGCATCTGCTTCGGCAACCAATTGCTGGGCCGCGCACTGGGTTTCGGCACCTACAAGCTGAAGTACGGCCACCGCGGCATCAACCAGCCGGTGCTGGACCGCAAGACCGGCAAGGTCGAGATCACCGCGCACAACCATGGCTTCGCAGTCGACGCGCCGCGCGACGGCGAGCCGGTCACGGCGCCGGCGGATGCCTCCTTCGGACGCGTGCGCGTGTCGCACATCGGCCTCAACGACGACGTCGTGGAGGGGCTGGAATGCCTTGACCTGCCGGCGTTCTCGGTGCAGTACCACCCGGAGGCCGCGGCCGGTCCGCACGACGCGGCATACCTGTTCGATCGTTTCGTGGAACTGATGGAGAAGAACTGA
- a CDS encoding dihydroorotase → MSNHNTFLIKGADLVGGGRQDLLIKDGVLAAVGKAAPKGATVVDADGLVALPGLVDLHTHLREPGREDAETVSTGSAAAAAGGFTAVLAMANTSPVTDTAEAAERVFDLGRACGLVDVQPVGAVSKGLAGESLAELGLMARSRAGVRVFSDDGKCVHDARLMRRALEYVKAFGGVVSQHAQEPRLADGAACCHEGELSGRLGLPGWPGVAEDVIVARDIMLARHTGSRVHIAHVSTAGSVEVIRWAKAQGTAVTAEVTPHHLMLSTSRLEDYDPTYKVNPPLRPDEDIEQLRTALADGTIDAVATDHAPHARHDKEHAFAEAAFGMLGLEQALQVVNTVMVQPGLMTWQQVADAMSVRPAEIAGLAGHGRPLAVGEPANLTLIDPSATVEVDAAQSHSLSRNNPWHGEKLIGQVQATFLRGRATLLDQEVITA, encoded by the coding sequence ATGAGCAACCACAACACATTCCTGATCAAGGGCGCCGATCTGGTCGGCGGCGGACGGCAGGACCTGCTGATCAAGGACGGCGTGCTCGCCGCGGTCGGCAAGGCCGCCCCGAAGGGTGCGACGGTCGTCGACGCCGACGGGCTGGTCGCGCTGCCGGGCCTGGTGGACCTGCACACCCATCTGCGCGAGCCGGGACGGGAGGACGCCGAGACGGTGTCGACCGGCTCGGCCGCCGCAGCGGCGGGCGGTTTCACCGCGGTGCTGGCGATGGCCAACACCAGTCCGGTCACCGACACCGCCGAGGCCGCCGAGCGGGTCTTCGATCTGGGGCGCGCCTGCGGGCTGGTCGACGTGCAGCCGGTCGGCGCGGTGTCCAAGGGCCTGGCCGGTGAGTCGCTGGCCGAGCTCGGCCTGATGGCGCGGAGCCGTGCCGGGGTGCGGGTCTTCTCCGACGACGGCAAGTGCGTGCACGACGCGCGGCTGATGCGCCGGGCGCTGGAATACGTCAAGGCGTTCGGCGGGGTCGTCTCGCAGCACGCGCAGGAGCCGCGGCTGGCCGACGGCGCGGCCTGCTGCCACGAGGGCGAGTTGTCCGGACGGCTCGGACTGCCCGGGTGGCCGGGCGTCGCGGAGGACGTGATCGTCGCCCGCGACATCATGCTCGCCCGGCACACCGGATCGCGCGTGCACATCGCGCACGTCTCCACCGCAGGCTCGGTCGAGGTGATCCGCTGGGCGAAGGCGCAGGGCACCGCGGTCACCGCCGAGGTCACCCCGCACCACCTGATGCTCTCGACGTCCCGCCTCGAGGACTACGACCCGACCTACAAGGTCAACCCGCCGCTGCGTCCCGACGAGGACATTGAACAGCTGCGCACGGCGTTGGCGGACGGCACGATCGACGCGGTCGCCACCGATCACGCACCGCACGCCCGGCACGACAAGGAGCACGCCTTCGCCGAGGCGGCGTTCGGGATGCTCGGGCTGGAGCAGGCGCTGCAGGTCGTCAATACCGTCATGGTGCAGCCCGGTCTGATGACCTGGCAGCAGGTGGCCGATGCGATGTCCGTCCGCCCGGCGGAGATCGCCGGCCTCGCCGGGCACGGCCGGCCGCTCGCCGTCGGCGAACCGGCAAACCTCACGCTCATCGACCCCAGTGCGACGGTGGAAGTCGATGCAGCACAGTCACATTCGCTGTCCCGTAACAACCCGTGGCACGGCGAGAAGCTCATCGGCCAGGTGCAGGCGACCTTCCTGCGCGGACGCGCCACCCTGCTCGACCAGGAGGTAATCACCGCATGA
- a CDS encoding aspartate carbamoyltransferase catalytic subunit → MKHLLSAANLSRDDALQILDTAAQMHDVQRREVKKLPVLRGRTIVNLFFEDSTRTRSSFEIAGKWLSADVINVSAKGSSVSKGESLRDTAMTVAAMGVDGLVIRHHASGAPLQVTQWVDAMVVNAGDGTHEHPTQALLDAYTMQQRLGDLAGKRVAIVGDLTHSRVVRSNLILLRTLGADVTLVAPPTLMPSGIANWSAAEGFSYGYDFDEVLPDLDAVMMLRVQKERMSGGYFPTPREYTVGYGLTRDRLRALPDHAVICHPGPMNRGLEITADAADEARSLILDQVSAGVAVRMSVLYHLLGGAEA, encoded by the coding sequence ATGAAACACCTGCTGTCCGCGGCCAACCTGAGCCGCGACGACGCTCTGCAGATCCTCGACACCGCCGCGCAGATGCACGACGTGCAGCGGCGTGAGGTCAAGAAGCTGCCGGTGCTGCGCGGCCGCACGATCGTCAACCTTTTCTTCGAGGACTCCACCCGCACCCGGTCGTCCTTCGAGATCGCCGGTAAGTGGCTGTCCGCCGACGTGATCAACGTGTCCGCGAAGGGCTCGTCGGTGAGCAAGGGGGAGTCGCTGCGGGACACCGCGATGACCGTCGCGGCCATGGGGGTCGACGGTCTCGTCATACGGCATCACGCGAGTGGTGCGCCGCTCCAGGTGACCCAGTGGGTCGACGCCATGGTGGTCAACGCCGGCGACGGCACCCACGAGCACCCGACGCAGGCGCTGCTCGACGCCTACACGATGCAGCAGCGACTCGGCGATCTTGCCGGCAAGCGCGTCGCGATCGTCGGCGACCTGACCCACTCGCGGGTGGTGCGCAGCAACCTGATCCTGCTGCGCACGCTCGGCGCCGACGTGACCCTTGTCGCGCCGCCGACGCTGATGCCGAGCGGCATCGCGAACTGGTCTGCGGCAGAAGGGTTTTCCTACGGCTACGACTTCGACGAGGTGCTGCCCGATCTCGACGCGGTGATGATGCTGCGGGTGCAGAAGGAGCGTATGTCGGGGGGCTACTTCCCGACGCCGCGTGAGTACACCGTGGGTTACGGACTCACCCGGGACCGCCTGCGCGCGCTGCCCGACCACGCGGTGATCTGCCACCCCGGCCCGATGAACCGCGGCCTGGAGATCACCGCCGACGCGGCCGACGAGGCCCGGTCGCTCATCCTCGACCAGGTGTCTGCCGGGGTCGCGGTGCGGATGAGCGTGCTGTATCACCTGCTGGGAGGGGCCGAAGCATGA
- the pyrR gene encoding bifunctional pyr operon transcriptional regulator/uracil phosphoribosyltransferase PyrR yields the protein MQRPDFSDAGSADPASAQAAPGRTVLSAGDISRALRRIAHEIVEHNKGADDLVLLGIPTRGEALAQRLVRLLAEIEEAQVPVGSLDVTMYRDDLRSQPTRAVGTTSIPDTGIDDKVVVLVDDVLFSGRTVRAALDALGDLGRPRAVRLAVLVDRGHRELPIRADHVGKNLPTARSERVRVRLDENDGVDEVRIVGGES from the coding sequence ATGCAGCGTCCCGACTTTTCAGATGCAGGTTCTGCGGACCCTGCCTCCGCGCAGGCCGCTCCGGGCCGCACGGTCCTCTCCGCCGGCGACATCTCCCGCGCGCTGCGCCGCATCGCCCACGAGATCGTCGAGCACAACAAGGGCGCCGACGACCTGGTGCTGCTCGGCATCCCGACCCGCGGCGAGGCGCTCGCGCAACGACTGGTCCGGCTGCTCGCCGAGATCGAGGAAGCGCAGGTGCCGGTGGGGTCGCTCGACGTGACGATGTACCGCGACGACCTGCGCAGCCAGCCCACCCGCGCGGTCGGCACGACGTCGATCCCGGACACCGGCATCGACGACAAGGTCGTGGTGCTGGTCGACGACGTGCTCTTCTCCGGCCGCACCGTGCGCGCTGCGCTCGACGCCCTCGGCGACCTCGGCCGGCCGCGCGCGGTGCGCCTCGCGGTCCTGGTCGACCGCGGTCACCGCGAGCTGCCGATCCGGGCCGACCACGTCGGCAAGAACCTGCCCACCGCGCGCTCGGAACGGGTGCGGGTGCGGCTCGACGAGAACGACGGTGTCGACGAAGTGCGCATCGTCGGAGGGGAGTCATGA
- a CDS encoding heparan-alpha-glucosaminide N-acetyltransferase domain-containing protein: MTGAAAVPTGAVAPPAVATRWAVVDVARGVAILAVVAFHLIWDLGDLGYLDWQINAHRSGKVAGRVIAGSFLALVGVSLVLAHGRGIRWRRFWRREAQLVVLALAVTAFSWFYQRDELVTFGILHAIAVVSVLTVGFVTLRPVFAYAAALVALALPWVVHLPGRSPWVSWTGLAEGSRPSLDWQPLLPWIALTLLAIGLTRQVVAASYEPEGWAHRLRIWHPGDPVTRALAVTGRHTLSIYLLHQPVLYGLLSLG, from the coding sequence GTGACCGGGGCAGCCGCCGTGCCGACCGGTGCCGTCGCGCCGCCCGCCGTCGCGACCCGCTGGGCCGTCGTCGACGTCGCGCGCGGCGTGGCGATCCTCGCGGTCGTGGCGTTCCACCTGATCTGGGACCTCGGCGATCTCGGCTACCTCGACTGGCAGATCAACGCCCACCGGTCGGGCAAGGTCGCCGGCCGGGTCATCGCCGGCAGCTTCCTCGCCCTCGTCGGTGTCTCCTTGGTGCTCGCTCACGGCCGCGGCATCCGGTGGCGCCGGTTCTGGCGGCGCGAGGCGCAATTGGTCGTGCTCGCGCTCGCAGTTACCGCGTTCAGCTGGTTCTACCAGCGCGACGAACTGGTCACCTTCGGCATCCTGCACGCGATCGCCGTGGTGTCGGTGCTCACTGTCGGGTTCGTCACGCTCCGGCCGGTCTTCGCGTATGCCGCAGCACTCGTCGCGCTCGCTCTCCCGTGGGTGGTGCACCTGCCCGGCCGGTCACCGTGGGTGTCGTGGACCGGCCTCGCCGAGGGGAGCCGCCCGTCATTGGACTGGCAGCCGTTGCTGCCGTGGATTGCGTTGACACTGCTGGCAATCGGGCTAACGCGGCAGGTGGTTGCTGCGTCATACGAGCCGGAGGGGTGGGCGCACCGGCTGCGCATCTGGCATCCGGGTGACCCGGTCACGCGGGCGCTCGCGGTGACCGGGCGGCACACGCTGTCGATCTATCTGCTGCACCAGCCCGTGCTCTACGGACTGCTCTCGCTGGGGTAG
- the nusB gene encoding transcription antitermination factor NusB, whose protein sequence is MPAAPDGGEQHELVSSTSADLSKLSARGKARKKALDILFEAEQRGDNAVALLEQRIAAPTTQTPLPDYTVQIVRGVVGNWVAINEALTTYSRDWPLDRMPSVDRALLRGAAWELIYNDEIDDPVVISEAVRLAGALSTEQSPKFVGGLLNKLAAVKQTLV, encoded by the coding sequence ATGCCCGCAGCCCCTGACGGCGGCGAGCAGCACGAGCTGGTCAGCAGCACCAGCGCCGACCTGTCGAAGCTGTCGGCGCGCGGCAAGGCGCGCAAGAAGGCGCTCGACATCCTCTTCGAGGCCGAGCAGCGCGGCGACAACGCCGTCGCGCTGCTCGAGCAGCGCATCGCCGCGCCGACGACGCAGACCCCGCTGCCCGACTACACCGTGCAGATCGTGCGCGGCGTGGTCGGCAACTGGGTGGCGATCAACGAGGCGCTCACCACCTACAGCCGCGACTGGCCGCTGGACCGGATGCCGTCGGTCGACCGCGCGTTGCTGCGCGGCGCCGCCTGGGAGCTGATCTACAACGACGAGATCGACGATCCCGTGGTGATCAGCGAGGCGGTGCGCCTGGCCGGTGCGCTGTCGACCGAGCAGTCGCCGAAGTTCGTCGGCGGACTGCTCAACAAGCTCGCGGCGGTCAAGCAGACCCTCGTCTGA
- the efp gene encoding elongation factor P — protein MASTNDLKNGMVLNIDGQLWSVVEFQHVKPGKGPAFVRTKLKNVLSGKVVDKTFNAGVKVETANVDRSDMQYLYKDGNDFVFMDTKTYDQLPIPADTVGKAANFLLENQEAIVAQHDGTVLYVELPASVVLEISHTEPGLQGDRSSGGTKPATLETGAEIQVPLFLEQGTKVKVDTRDGSYLGRVS, from the coding sequence GTGGCAAGCACGAACGACCTGAAGAACGGCATGGTGCTCAACATCGACGGCCAGTTGTGGTCCGTGGTGGAGTTCCAGCACGTCAAGCCCGGCAAGGGCCCGGCGTTCGTGCGCACCAAGCTGAAGAACGTGCTGTCCGGCAAGGTCGTCGACAAGACCTTCAACGCCGGCGTCAAGGTCGAGACGGCCAACGTGGACCGGTCGGACATGCAGTACCTCTACAAGGACGGCAACGACTTCGTCTTCATGGACACCAAGACCTACGACCAGCTGCCGATCCCGGCCGACACGGTCGGCAAGGCCGCCAACTTCCTGCTGGAGAACCAGGAGGCGATCGTCGCCCAGCACGACGGCACGGTCCTCTATGTCGAGCTGCCGGCCTCGGTCGTCCTCGAGATCAGCCACACCGAGCCGGGCCTGCAGGGCGACCGCTCCTCGGGCGGCACGAAGCCCGCGACCCTCGAGACCGGCGCCGAGATCCAGGTGCCGCTCTTCCTGGAGCAGGGCACCAAGGTCAAGGTCGACACCCGTGACGGCTCCTACCTCGGGCGGGTCAGCTGA
- a CDS encoding O-acetyl-ADP-ribose deacetylase, producing the protein MRLTAIQADITTLDVDAIVNAANSSLMGGGGVDGAIHRAGGPEILAACKQVRADRFPDGLPTGQAVATTAGKLPARWVIHTVGPVWSKRQDRSALLADCYRNSLAVADELGARSVAFPAISAGIYGWPMDDAARIAARTVRATAAGSPAGSEVSEVTFALFSRDALQAFEAALAAA; encoded by the coding sequence ATGCGACTGACCGCGATTCAGGCCGACATCACCACCCTCGATGTGGATGCGATTGTCAATGCTGCGAATTCGTCGCTGATGGGCGGCGGGGGAGTGGATGGCGCGATCCACCGCGCGGGTGGCCCGGAGATCCTCGCCGCGTGCAAGCAGGTGCGGGCCGACCGCTTCCCCGACGGACTGCCGACCGGGCAGGCGGTCGCGACCACGGCCGGAAAGCTGCCCGCGCGCTGGGTGATTCACACGGTCGGGCCGGTGTGGTCCAAGCGGCAGGACCGGTCGGCGCTGCTCGCCGACTGCTACCGCAACTCACTGGCGGTCGCCGATGAGCTGGGCGCTCGCAGCGTCGCCTTCCCGGCGATCTCCGCCGGCATCTACGGCTGGCCGATGGACGACGCGGCGCGCATCGCCGCCCGGACCGTCCGGGCCACCGCGGCCGGCTCGCCGGCGGGGTCGGAGGTGTCCGAGGTGACGTTCGCGCTGTTCTCCCGCGACGCGCTGCAGGCCTTCGAGGCTGCGCTCGCGGCGGCGTGA